From Arachis stenosperma cultivar V10309 chromosome 2, arast.V10309.gnm1.PFL2, whole genome shotgun sequence, one genomic window encodes:
- the LOC130962346 gene encoding putative disease resistance protein At3g14460, translating to MAAKLGGRAYLSSFVDAVLNKLSSLDVNSTPEAKKLADHKLFRRLKASLRATRPVLDDAEQKQIRDQEVNKWLVDLQDALYMADDLLDELSTKAATATPTLTQRDPGNSSSWSHYVDSILEDSDDDEMGVVTSMQEIVDKLESIVEEKDDLGLKEGVAKDLEDMSWRIQSSLLESSDIYGRNDDKEAIIKLLLDETCDDILSVISIEGIGGIGKTTLAQLVYNDARVKEKFAIKAWVCVATKFDPVNVTKSIMEDMASPCNRVNLNSIQTELKEKLTEKTFLVVLDDVWDNQQNLWDNFLKPFLSGNKGSKILLTTRNKNVDSVVSTTNLHYKLDTLSDKDCWSLFLKHSSISTSSRQYVILEQIGKKIVEKCKGLPLAVKTLGGLLRSKDKVEDWENILDSEIWELPEDESKIVAALRVSYHYLPSNLKQCFVYCSLYPQDYQFDKDELILLWMAQDFVQPIENYTLENIGRAYFDELVARSFFQPSTKNVSFFVMHDLVHDLATYFAGKFYFRVREFGDPKQICSKTRHLSYMVNRHDSILRLGEAYKGAIHMRTFLNVHLLHPHKLINLESDSWLLQLQMRCLRVLSFKCFSIESLPNSIDKLIHLHYLDLSYTSILTLPESLCKLYNLQTLKLSYCKKLEMLPSRMQDLVNLRHLDIRGSDSLNEMPKGMSKLKNLNFLSGYIVGKHEENGTRELGALDNLRGSLCISKLENVNNSRKALEAKMGNKKHINILELKWLPKGDIVDVETARDILDKLQPHRNLKGLSIDGYRGEIFPDWFGLPCYSNLTELSLKDCKNCGQVPSLGQLPSLQHLEIWGLDVLERIGGEFYSNAESSHQGTPFRSLQTLAFCDMPRWREWHIPDEFDGFLKLKSLLIEDCPVLSGDLPAHLPALEELTIDRCEELVCSLPSAPKLHQLTVKDSVFFGNAAPHKILIKKTQLAKSILECLPHVQSPCLQRLEIQQCRSAISISGDCLPDSLQFLRIWDCSKLTFSEQLQHKSLTEVVVSKCDSLTLFPLAALPNLKTLYISDCPEMDCFGEEGLPPSLTTIAISNCQKLERWITSKGLQSEGLIHLSLREWNEVKSFPREGCLPASLKYLHLSSFSNLETLDCKGLHQLTSLQKLTIEDCPKLGNITQENLPASISKLHIWGQCPLRSKLEEMNDPRIQFDTY from the exons ATGGCTGCAAAACTTGGGGGTAGAGCTTATCTCTCTTCCTTTGTTGATGCTGTTTTGAACAAGCTGTCTTCACTCGATGTGAACTCAACCCCAGAAGCAAAGAAGTTAGCTGACCACAAGTTGTTTCGAAGACTGAAAGCCAGTCTCCGTGCCACTCGACCTGTGCTTGATGATGCTGAGCAGAAGCAGATCCGAGATCAAGAAGTCAACAAGTGGCTTGTTGATCTCCAAGATGCTCTTTATATGGCTGATGACTTGCTCGATGAACTCTCCACCAAAGCTGCCACTGCCACTCCCACTCTCACTCAGAGGGATCCAGGTAACTCTTCTTCTTGGTCTCACTATGTTGATTCAATTTTGGAAGatagtgatgatgatgagaTGGGGGTTGTAACTAGCATGCAAGAAATAGTTGACAAACTAGAGTCTATTGTCGAAGAGAAAGATGATCTTGGTTTGAAAGAAGGGGTTGCCAAAGATTTGGAGGACATGTCATGGAGAATTCAATCATCTCTGCTTGAAAGTTCTGATATATATGGCAGGAACGATGACAAGGAGGCCATCATAAAATTGTTACTAGATGAAACTTGTGATGATATATTGTCTGTGATCTCTATAGAAGGTATAGGTGGAATTGGAAAGACTACTTTAGCTCAGTTAGTTTACAATGATGCCAGAGTGAAGGAGAAGTTTGCCATTAAAGCATGGGTGTGTGTTGCTACAAAATTTGATCCTGTTAATGTTACCAAGTCTATAATGGAAGACATGGCTTCTCCTTGTAATAGGGTTAACTTGAATTCAATTCAAACCGAATTGAAGGAAAAGTTAACAGAAAAAACATTCTTGGTAGTTTTAGATGATGTTTGGGATAACCAGCAAAATTTGTGGGATAATTTTCTAAAACCTTTTTTGAGTGGAAATAAAGGAAGTAAAATTCTTTTAACTACTCGTAATAAAAATGTTGATTCTGTAGTATCAACTACAAATCTACATTATAAACTAGATACATTGTCCGACAAAGATTGTTGGTCTTTGTTTTTAAAACATTCATCTATTTCTACTAGTTCTAGACAATATGTAATCTTAGAACAAATTGGTAAAAAAATTGTTGAAAAATGTAAGGGATTACCTTTGGCTGTGAAGACACTTGGGGGTCTATTGCGTAGTAAGGATAAAGTAGAGGATTGGGAGAATATACTGGACAGTGAAATTTGGGAGCTTCCGGAAGATGAGAGTAAGATTGTTGCTGCATTAAGAGTTAGTTATCACTATCTTCCTTCAAATTTAAAGCAGTGTTTTGTTTATTGCTCATTATATCCCCAAGATTATCAATTTGACAAAGACGAATTAATCTTGCTGTGGATGGCTCAAGATTTTGTACAACCAATAGAAAATTACACATTAGAAAATATTGGTCGTGCATATTTTGATGAATTAGTTGCAAGGTCATTTTTTCAACCTTCTACTAAAAATGTTAGCTTCTTCGTAATGCATGATCTCGTGCATGATTTAGCAACATATTTTGCTGGAAAGTTCTATTTCAGAGTCAGAGAATTTGGAGACCCAAAACAAATTTGCAGCAAAACTCGTCATTTATCATATATGGTAAATCGTCATGATTCAATCTTAAGACTTGGAGAGGCCTATAAGGGAGCAATCCATATGAGAACATTTCTAAATGTACATTTGCTTCATCctcataaattaattaatttagaaaGTGATTCTTGGCTTTTACAATTACAAATGAGGTGTTTAAGAGTTTTGTCATTTAAATGTTTTTCTATTGAGTCATTGCCGAATTCAATAGATAAACTGATCCATTTGCATTATTTGGATCTCTCTTACACATCTATTTTGACATTGCCTGAGTCATTGTGTAAATTATACAATCTCCAAACGTTGAAGTTGAGTTATTGTAAGAAACTGGAGATGCTTCCTAGTCGTATGCAAGATCTTGTGAACTTGCGCCATCTTGATATCAGAGGTTCTGATTCTTTAAACGAGATGCCGAAGGGAATGAGCAAGTTAAAGAATCTGAACTTCTTAAGTGGTTATATTGTGGGAAAGCATGAGGAGAACGGGACAAGAGAATTGGGAGCACTTGACAACCTTCGTGGCTCACTTTGCATCTCCAAGTTAGAGAATGTGAACAACAGCCGTAAAGCTTTGGAGGCGAAGATGGGTAACAAGAAGCACATCAAcattttagaattaaaatgGCTTCCAAAAGGTGATATTGTTGATGTTGAAACTGCAAGAGATATACTTGACAAGTTACAACCTCACCGAAACTTGAAAGGGTTATCAATTGATGGTTATAGGGGTGAAATATTCCCTGATTGGTTTGGCCTTCCTTGCTACTCCAATTTAACCGAATTGAGTTTGAAGGATTGTAAGAATTGTGGTCAGGTTCCTTCACTGGGACAGTTACCGTCTCTGCAGCATCTGGAGATATGGGGACTTGATGTGTTGGAGAGAATTGGTGGTGAGTTTTACAGCAACGCTGAATCATCTCATCAGGGCACACCCTTCAGATCTCTTCAAACTCTGGCATTTTGTGATATGCCACGCTGGCGGGAGTGGCATATTCCTGATGAGTTTGATGGATTTCTGAAACTTAAAAGCCTTTTAATAGAAGACTGTCCGGTGTTAAGTGGAGATCTTCCAGCTCACCTCCCGGCTCTGGAGGAACTTACCATTGATAGATGCGAAGAGCTTGTGTGTTCACTTCCCAGTGCTCCCAAGCTTCACCAATTAACTGTAAAGGATTCTGTGTTCTTCGGGAATGCCGCACCGCACAAGATACTAATTAAAAAAACCCAGCTGGCGAAGTCCATATTGGAGTGCCTGCCCCATGTCCAATCGCCGTGTCTCCAACGTTTGGAAATCCAGCAGTGTAGGTCAGCCATATCAATTTCAGGAGATTGTTTGCCCGATTCATTACAATTTCTTAGAATATGGGATTGTTCAAAATTAACGTTCTCAGAGCAACTGCAACACAAGTCCCTAACGGAGGTAGTTGTGAGCAAGTGTGATTCACTGACGTTGTTTCCATTGGCAGCCCTTCCAAATCTCAAGACACTGTATATCTCAGATTGCCCAGAAATGGATTGTTTTGGAGAGGAGGGCCTGCCGCCGAGCTTGACAACAATTGCGATCTCTAATTGCCAGAAACTAGAGAGGTGGATAACATCAAAGGGTTTGCAGAGTGAAGGCCTTATCCATCTTAGCCTTCGAGAATGGAATGAAGTTAAGTCGTTCCCGAGAGAGGGTTGCCTTCCTGCTTCCCTCAAGTATCTACATTTGTCGTCCTTTTCAAATCTGGAGACGCTAGACTGCAAGGGACTTCACCAACTCACCTCCCTCCAAAAATTAACAATTGAAGACTGTCCAAAGCTGGGGAATATCACACAAGAAAACCTGCCTGCCTCCATATCAAAACTCCACATCTGGGGACAATGTCCTTTGAGGAGTAAGCTGGAAGAGATGAACGACCCACGGATTCAATTTGACACAT ACTAG
- the LOC130963591 gene encoding putative disease resistance RPP13-like protein 1, with product MAAKLKGRAYLSSFVDAVLNKLSSLDVNSTPNARKLADQKLLQKLRKSLRATRPVLDDAEQKQIRDQEVKKWLVDLQDALYLADDLLDELSTKAATATPTQRDPGNFSSQCHSAVNSMVEYTDDDEMEVVDNMQDIVDKLESIVEEKDVLGLKQEVAEDLEDISWRIQSSLIESSDIYGRDSDKEAIVEWLLDNTCNDKLSVISIEGIGGIGKTTLAQWVYNDARMKEKFAIKAWVCVATKFDPVNVTKAIIEDITSSPCNMVNLNSLQTELKEKLTDKTFLIVLDDVWDNQQNLWDNFLKSFLCGNKGSKILLTSRNKNVDSVVSTTNRHYSLHTLSPNDCWSMFLKHSSLSTDSTQYTTLEQIGRKIVKKCKGLPLAVKTLGGLLRNKYNEGDWENILESEIWELSEDDSKIVPALRVSYHYLPSHLKRCFVYCSLYHEDHQFGKDELMLLWMAEDLLQPMGNNTLENIGCAYFDELVARSFFQPSSTDINLFVMHDLMHDLATSFAGKFHFKVKEIGNPQKIFSKTRHLSYTENLGDLVSRIIGEAYNGAMHMRTFLQCHFRSICGESDLLLVLQLRCLRVLSFKGFNILSLPDSIGELIHLRYLDLTFTLVVTLPESLCKLYNLQTLKLRRCYKLEKLPSNMQDLVNLRHLDIEGASCLKEMPKRMSKLKHLNLLGEYIVGKHEENGIKELGTLDNLHGSFCISNLENVNNSGEASEAKMGNKKHINILKLKWLPHGDGDNVDVESERDILDKLQPHRNLKELLIDGYRGEIFPDWLGLGLSCCSNITKLSVVRCKNCCELPSLGQLPSLQELNIFELDGLERIGCEFYKNDKSIQQETPFKALRRLLLGGMHRWREWHVPDEFDCFPKLERLLIVDCPVLTGDLPAHLPALEELLIGGCEELACSLPRAPKLCQLLVLGTATSAEEAEPHKVVIVETQLAKSVLECLPHIRSPYLQTLRIKNCWSAIPISGDYFPDSLQYLQIGMCPKLTFSEQLQHKSLMEILLYKCDSLTSFALGALPSLRVLQISECPGLVSMPALRLAAPHLEELCVEKCQEMEPFGEDCLPSSLTTLRIYDCKKLERWITSNGLQTEGLIHLFLIEWNEVKSFPREGCLPASLQSLQLYDFANLETLDCKGLQHLTSLQTLAIEDCPKLENITQENLPASIPKLRFEGECPLRRKLEEMNDPRIQFET from the coding sequence ATGGCTGCAAAACTTAAGGGTAGAGCTTATCTATCTTCCTTTGTTGATGCTGTTTTGAACAAGCTCTCTTCACTTGATGTCAACTCAACCCCAAATGCAAGGAAGTTAGCTGACCAGAAGTTGCTTCAAAAGCTGCGGAAGAGTCTCCGTGCCACTCGACCTGTGCTTGATGATGCTGAGCAGAAGCAGATCAGAGACCAAGAAGTGAAGAAATGGCTTGTTGATCTCCAAGATGCTCTCTATTTGGCTGATGATCTTTTGGATGAACTCTCCACTAAAGCTGCCACTGCCACCCCCACCCAAAGGGATCCAGGTAACTTTTCTTCCCAGTGTCACTCTGCTGTTAATTCAATGGTCGAATATACTGATGATGATGAGATGGAGGTAGTCGATAACATGCAAGACATAGTTGATAAACTAGAGTCTATCGTTGAGGAGAAAGATGTTCTTGGTCTGAAACAAGAGGTTGCTGAAGATCTAGAGGACATATCATGGAGAATTCAGTCATCTCTGATTGAATCTTCTGATATTTATGGCAGGGACAGTGACAAGGAGGCCATAGTTGAGTGGTTGTTAGATAATACTTGCAATGATAAACTGTCTGTGATCTCTATAGAAGGCATCGGTGGAATCGGAAAAACTACTTTGGCTCAGTGGGTTTACAATGATGCGAGAATGAAGGAAAAGTTTGCCATTAAAGCATGGGTGTGTGTTGCTACAAAATTTGACCCTGTTAATGTTACAAAGGCTATAATAGAGGACATAACCTCTTCTCCTTGTAATATGGTTAACTTGAATTCACTTCAAACTGAATTGAAGGAAAAGTTAACAGACAAGACATTCTTAATTGTCTTGGATGATGTTTGGGACAATCAGCAAAATTTGTGGGACAATTTTTTAAAGTCTTTTTTGTGTGGGAATAAAGGAAGTAAAATTCTTTTAACTTCTCGTAATAAAAATGTTGATTCTGTAGTGTCAACTACTAATCGACATTACTCACTACACACATTGTCTCCCAATGATTGCTGGTCAATGTTTTTGAAACATTCATCTCTTTCTACTGATTCTACACAATATACAACTCTAGAACAAATTGGTagaaaaattgttaaaaaatgtAAGGGGTTACCTTTGGCTGTGAAGACACTGGGGGGTTTATTGCGCAATAAGTATAATGAAGGAGATTGGGAGAATATATTAGAAAGTGAAATTTGGGAACTTTCAGAAGATGATAGTAAGATTGTTCCTGCATTAAGAGTTAGTTATCACTACCTCCCTTCACATTTAAAGCGGTGTTTTGTTTATTGCTCACTATATCATGAGGATCATCAATTTGGCAAAGATGAATTAATGTTGCTATGGATGGCTGAAGATCTTTTACAACCAATGGGAAACAACACATTAGAAAATATTGGTTGTGCGTATTTTGATGAATTAGTTGCAAGATCATTTTTTCAACCGTCTAGTACTGATATTAACTTATTCGTAATGCATGATCTCATGCATGATCTAGCAACATCTTTCGCTGGGAAATTCCATTTCAAAGTCAAAGAAATTGGAAACCCACAAAAGATTTTCAGCAAAACTCGTCATTTGTCATATACTGAAAATCTTGGCGATCTAGTCTCAAGAATAATTGGAGAGGCTTATAATGgagcaatgcatatgagaacATTTCTACAATGTCATTTTCGTTCAATCTGTGGTGAAAGTGATTTGCTGTTGGTGCTGCAATTGAGATGCCTAAGAGTTTTATCATTTAAAGGCTTTAATATTCTATCATTACCTGATTCCATAGGGGAATTAATCCATTTGCGTTATTTAGATCTCACTTTTACACTTGTTGTGACATTGCCTGAGTCATTGTGTAAATTATACAATCTCCAAACCTTGAAGTTGAGGAGATGTTATAAATTAGAGAAGCTTCCCAGCAACATGCAAGATCTTGTGAACTTGCGCCACCTTGATATTGAAGGAGCTTCGTGTTTGAAAGAGATGCCAAAGAGAATGAGTAAGTTAAAACACTTGAATTTATTAGGAGAGTACATTGTCGGAAAGCATGAGGAGAATGGGATAAAAGAATTAGGAACACTTGACAATCTTCATGGCTCATTCTGCATTTCCAACTTAGAGAATGTCAACAATAGCGGAGAAGCTTCGGAGGCAAAGATGGGCAACAAGAAGCACATCAACATTTTAAAACTGAAATGGCTTCCACATGGCGATGGTGATAATGTTGATGTTGAAAGTGAAAGAGATATACTTGACAAGTTACAACCTCACCGGAACTTGAAAGAGTTGTTAATTGATGGTTATAGGGGTGAAATATTCCCCGATTGGTTAGGCCTAGGCCTTTCTTGCTGCTCCAATATTACAAAATTGAGTGTGGTTCGTTGTAAGAACTGTTGTGAGCTCCCTTCACTGGGACAGTTACCATCTCTGCAGGAACTGAATATTTTTGAACTTGATGGGCTGGAGAGAATTGGTTGCGAGTTTTACAAGAACGATAAATCAATTCAGCAGGAGACACCCTTCAAAGCTCTTCGAAGACTGTTGCTTGGTGGAATGCACCGGTGGCGAGAGTGGCATGTTCCTGATGAGTTTGATTGTTTTCCTAAgcttgaaaggcttttgataGTAGACTGTCCGGTGCTAACCGGAGATCTGCCAGCTCACCTTCCAGCCCTGGAGGAACTTCTCATTGGTGGATGCGAAGAGCTCGCATGTTCACTGCCGAGAGCTCCCAAGCTTTGCCAATTACTTGTATTGGGTACGGCGACTTCTGCAGAGGAGGCGGAACCGCACAAGGTAGTAATTGTAGAGACGCAGCTAGCCAAGTCCGTATTGGAGTGCCTTCCCCACATCCGATCGCCGTATCTCCAAACTTTGAGAATCAAGAATTGTTGGTCGGCAATACCAATTTCAGGAGATTATTTCCCTGATTCATTACAATATCTGCAAATCGGTATGTGTCCAAAATTAACATTCTCAGAGCAACTGCAACACAAGTCGCTAATGGAGATACTTTTGTACAAGTGTGATTCACTGACGTCATTTGCATTGGGGGCCCTTCCAAGTCTCCGTGTCTTACAAATCTCAGAGTGCCCCGGTTTAGTATCCATGCCAGCGCTAAGGCTGGCTGCGCCCCACCTAGAAGAGCTGTGTGTAGAGAAATGCCAAGAAATGGAACCTTTTGGAGAGGACTGCCTGCCGTCAAGCTTGACAACTCTTAGGATCTACGATTGCAAGAAACTAGAGAGGTGGATAACATCAAACGGTTTGCAGACTGAAGGCCTTATCCATCTTTTCCTTATAGAGTGGAATGAAGTTAAGTCGTTCCCAAGAGAGGGCTGCCTTCCTGCTTCCCTTCAGTCTCTACAATTGTATGACTTTGCAAATCTGGAGACGCTAGACTGCAAGGGTCTTCAGCATCTCACCTCCCTTCAAACATTAGCAATTGAAGACTGTCCAAAGCTGGAGAATATCACACAAGAAAACCTGCCTGCCTCCATACCAAAACTCAGATTTGAGGGAGAATGTCCTTTGAGGCGTAAGCTGGAAGAGATGAATGATCCACGGATTCAGTTTGAAACTTAG
- the LOC130961835 gene encoding uncharacterized protein LOC130961835, with protein MRPRGGRSAREETRKTDCRRSASPPSNCYSRRALSVSPLSFSRRHLCLGSWSLLNEEGEFKSASEGRKKESLWRSRSPSSRLLLPSTKLVVRGASPTSLLMNRLRLCCDLARPHTPFILVSKSAQFFPCSDSIYETTSTSRGVASLTCKPHVGSVILYGHTSLTCKPHVGSVILYGHTRGKGYP; from the exons ATGCGTCCGAGAGGGGGGAGAAGTGCGAGAGAGGAGACGCGGAAGACGGACTGCCGCCGTTCTGCCTCGCCGCCGTCGAACTGCTACAGCCGCCGCGCCTTGTCTGTATCGCCGCTAAGCTTCAGCCGCCGCCATCTCTGTTTGGGGTCATGGTCATTGCTGAATGAAGAGGGAGAGTTTAAGTCGGCCAGTGAAGGGAGGAAGAAAGAGTCGCTATGGAGGAGCCGTTCACCATCGTCGCGTCTGCTGTTGCCATCAACGAAACTCGTCGTCAGGGGAGCATCACCGACGTCACTGCTAATGAACCGTCTCCGTCTCTGTTGTGATCTTGCTCGGCCCCACACCCCCTTCATTCTTGTCTCTAAGTCAGCACAATTTTTCCCCTGTTCTGACTCCATTTATGAAACT ACTTCAACTAGCAGGGGCGTTGCTAGCCTAACGTGTAAGCCACACGTTGGATCTGTTATTCTGTACGGACACACTAGCCTAACGTGTAAGCCACACGTTGGATCTGTTATTCTGTACGGACACACTAGAGGAAAGGGCTATCCTTAG